The genomic stretch TGGGGCTCGGCGAATCACCGTTTCAACGTCAGGACTCGTTCCAGAAATACGGAAACTGGCAGACCTTGGGGTTCCGATCCGACTCGCGGTTTCCTTACATGGCGCAACTGATGAAGTGAGAAGCCGGATTATGCCGGTCAATCGCAAGTACCCGATTGCGGAACTGATTGAAGCGGCCCGTTACTTCCGGAGTCAGCACAAGCGGATGGTGACGTTGGAGTACATTCTGATCGAAGGGGTGAATGATTCCCTGGAGCAGGCGAAGCGTTTGTCTGAGATCGCGTCGGACCTCCACGCACACGTAAACTGCATTCCCTACAACCGGGTCGAAGGATTGTCTTGGACGCGACCAAATCTGGTGCGACAAAAGCGTTTTACTCAAATTCTCCGCAAGAATCGGGTGTCGGTTACACTGCGCCGGGAAAAGGGGCACGATATTAGTGCTGCTTGCGGACAGCTCAGGCTACAAAGGGAAAAAGGGCTAGCTAGTTCTGTTGGATAACCACTTGACCAGATCGTGTAGAAACGCCGTTTCGCCATGAATTCTGTCGAGTGCTTCAGAGGCGGATTGGGTCAGCCGATTGGCCTCATCGTGTGCTCTCTCAAGGCCGAGGAGTGAAACGAAGGTAGTCTTTCCGTTGGTGGCATCCTGACCCGCGGTCTTTCCAGTTGCAGCTTCCGAGGCGGTAAAATCCAGAATATCGTCGACCACCTGAAAAGCCTCTCCGAGGAGATATCCGAAATCAGTCGACGCATCGAGACCGTCTTGCGGAGCACCTCCGATTCGTGCCCCCATTCGGCAAGACGTTGCGATAAGAGCCCCGGTCTTTCTGCGGTTGATCGAGTGGAGGGTTTGGGCTGTGATGGCAAGATCCTCATTCTGAATGTCTTCCATTTGGCCACCCACTAGCTCGACGCTGCCAGCGGCTTGGGCCAAGTCTGCGACCAATTGGGATGAGGTCTCCGGTTGTTTTTGGTAGCCGATCGCAAGGATCTCAAATGAGAGGGCAAGCAAGGCGTCCCCAGCTAGGATTGCAGTCGCTTCGTCAAATGCCTTGTGGCAGGTGGGTTTACCACGCCGCAAATCACTATCGTCCATTGCGGGGAGGTCGTCATGGATCAACGAATACGTGTGTAGGCACTCGATTGCTGCTCCAGCGGGAAGCGGCGAAATTTCGGACCCGAAACAGTTAGCGAAAGCACAGGTAAGGATGGGTCTCAGTCGTTTTCCTCCCGCTTGGAGACTGTGCCTCATCGCCTCGTGAAGCATCACGGGAGGGGTAGTGCTTTTTGGGATCCAATGGTCGAGTTCTGTTTCGATTTCGGACCTCAAAGAGTCGAATTCATCGCTAAAGCTAAGACGTTTCACGCTGCTCAGTTTTGTGGTCAAGTCTTGCAATTTTTCAATCTGCTTACCAAGTTTTCGGGTTTTTTACGATCATGCCAACCTACGACTACGAGTGCAGCGTCTGCAATTATGAGACAGAGGTCTTTCAATCGATGAAGGACGATCCTTTGCGAAAATGTCCAAAGTGCAAGAGGCTGAAACTGGTCCGCAAGATTGGTGGAGGTGCTGGACTGATTTTCAAAGGCTCTGGGTTTTACGAAACGGATTACAAGAGCAAGAAGAAAGAAACCAAGGACGGGGGATCGGATTCAGGAAACAAGCCTTCTGAAAAAAGTGGAGAGTCTTCCGCGAAAAGTTCGCCAGAGAAGAAGGCCGATTCGACTGCCAAATCCAAAGACAGCTGAGCGTTTTCATCCCATGGTATTCTCATTTGGAGGAGTGATTTTCAGATTGGTTTCTAGCTCTGATTCAACCCGTTCATCCGAGAAGCACTTTCCTTCTACGGGGGTCGCCTCCAAAGGTTGAGTGGCGACTGCACAAGCGACGAAGTCTTCATTTGTAAAGATCCCGTTGGTCGGATCGAGGCCGATCCACCCTGCGCCGGATAGGTAGACCTCGGTCCATGCGTGCATTGCCTCGGCCCCCTGCAAATCCCCTGTCTCAAGGAGGTAGCCACTCACGAAGCGGGAGGCGAAACCAGCCCGATTGAGTAGACCTTGAAGAAGAGCAGAGAAATCCCGGCAGGATCCGGCCCCGCGGTCCAGCAATTCTGCAGTAGTAAGGATCCCGGGCTCATCCCTTGGTTCGTAGATCAG from Verrucomicrobiota bacterium encodes the following:
- a CDS encoding polyprenyl synthetase family protein; its protein translation is MKRLSFSDEFDSLRSEIETELDHWIPKSTTPPVMLHEAMRHSLQAGGKRLRPILTCAFANCFGSEISPLPAGAAIECLHTYSLIHDDLPAMDDSDLRRGKPTCHKAFDEATAILAGDALLALSFEILAIGYQKQPETSSQLVADLAQAAGSVELVGGQMEDIQNEDLAITAQTLHSINRRKTGALIATSCRMGARIGGAPQDGLDASTDFGYLLGEAFQVVDDILDFTASEAATGKTAGQDATNGKTTFVSLLGLERAHDEANRLTQSASEALDRIHGETAFLHDLVKWLSNRTS
- a CDS encoding FmdB family zinc ribbon protein codes for the protein MPTYDYECSVCNYETEVFQSMKDDPLRKCPKCKRLKLVRKIGGGAGLIFKGSGFYETDYKSKKKETKDGGSDSGNKPSEKSGESSAKSSPEKKADSTAKSKDS